One window from the genome of Prinia subflava isolate CZ2003 ecotype Zambia chromosome 2, Cam_Psub_1.2, whole genome shotgun sequence encodes:
- the FAM161A gene encoding protein FAM161A isoform X4 has protein sequence MYNSNQEYYMKLEELKNAHMETMAKLESMYRNKLYLKGAQALDKRNDTSPKCCRPTWDKSSYQPLNLHKSFSDSDLSDPLGSSVSDTSDEELVFEGNGSETGSSSFAKQQIEKMWDGFSLEDYISRAKHSSPISPACRKVHKKQKAWSPRVTVPKPFQMTIREAQRKEQNVKSKSQIELENHLLKKQLEEEAECQKKFRANPVPAAVFLPLYHDIVQRNEERRRSVRERSKLKLLASQKPFKFIERERQRSETRKMLLKDVPPPENKTKAFRAKPVPKCVYSPDFNDKLKKEELYREIRIKMRAEELLRNSSVPNSRLALKETNKKKKHKSTEPKRTEHKPKIKSSIPNFELLHEKFQKRLLQQKKVKHLTVCEPFHLCTSYIPSKKDKILKDIQEDEEKLKETRWPFASPRRKPQMGQAGANPHLLGGAQSKSPKSTESTRRRLEALRNSLDAKRKLEEQQKRNRTKQKQRTKKFQKIVMARAEANDPHQSLAQVSKSRLKTFRNNEKQRRQEYLQELQEMEERVKQMPLLFERVTQKNARIAAEKYYSNRLRALGICPEFVSKKGGAAKSVQFSTAGDFTSITVRRRITRVKVKKRESFEEAAGDNPQSEQSWEEEEEENGKGIKTSTPDEQCSDLEDGDRARASPDVLEAESGWHSDEEEDDEEEAKSDPSLGHSQEEEEEEEEEEEAKADLSLGHSQEEEEEEGKAGPSLDHSQEEEEEEEAKAGPSRGHSQEEEEEEAKAGSSRGHSQEEEEEEAKAGSSCGHSQEEEEDESTPSSQSDRSHKQEEEAQSDPEAEGAFQDEDEEYESEGSEEKPSDEEGH, from the exons ATGTACAATTCAAATCAAGAATATTACATGAAGCTGGAAGAGTTGAAGAATGCCCACATGGAAACCATGGCAAAACTGGAAAGTATGTATCGGAACAAGCTGTATTTAAAAGGGGCACAAGCCTTGGATAAGAGAAATGACACCTCTCCAAAGTGCTGTAG GCCAACTTGGGACAAGAGTTCATATCAGCCTCTTAACCTGCACAAATCCTTTTCTGACTCAGACTTAAGTGATCCCTTGGGCTCAAGCGTATCGGACACGTCTGATGAAGAATTAGTGTTTGAAGGGAACGGCAGTGAAACTGGATCATCCTCGTTTGCCAAGCAGCAGATTGAAAAAATGTGGGACGGGTTCTCTCTGGAGGACTACATCTCCCGTGCCAAGCACAGCTCGCCCATCTCACCAGCCTGCAGGAAGGTGCACAAGAAGCAGAAAGCGTGGTCTCCCAGAGTCACCGTGCCCAAACCTTTCCAGATGACCATCAGAGAAGCTCAGAGGAAAGAGCAGAACGTCAAATCCAAGTCACAGATTGAGCTGGAGAATCACCTACTGaagaagcagctggaggaggaagcagagtgTCAGAAAAAGTTCCGAGCCAATCCCGTGCCCGCTGCCGTGTTCCTGCCGCTCTACCACGACATCGTGCAGCGGAACGAGGAGCGCAGGAGGTCTGTGAGGGAGAGGAGCAAGCTCAAGCTCCTGGCTTCCCAAAAGCCATTTAAATTCATTGAGAGAGAGAGGCAAAGGAGTGAAACCAGGAAAATGCTGTTGAAGGACGTTCCCCCACCTGAAAATAAAACGAAAGCGTTCAGAGCGAAACCGGTCCCGAAATGTGTTTATAGTCCAGATTTCAATGACAAGCTAAAGAAGGAGGAGCTCTACAGGGAGATCAGGATCAAGATgagagctgaggagctgctaCGAAATTCATCTGTGCCCAACAGCAGACTGGCCTTGAAAGAGaccaacaaaaagaaaaaacacaagagCACCGAGCCGAAGCGGACGGAGCACAAACCCAAGATCAAATCAAGCATTCCCAATTTTGAACTCCTACATGAGAAATTCCAGAAACGCCTCCTGCAACAGAAAAAAGTGAAACACCTCACGGTCTGTGAGCCTTTCCACCTTTGTACTTCGTACATCCCCTCAAAAAAGGACAAGATCTTGAAGGACATTCAAGAGGATGAAGAGAAATTGAAGGAAACACGGTGGCCATTTGCCTCTCCGAGACGGAAACCTCAgatggggcaggcaggggcaaACCCACATCTCTTGGGAGGAGCACAATCCAAATCTCCCAAAAGCACAGAATCCACGAGACGACGACTGGAAGCCCTAAG GAATTCCCTTGATGCAAAGAGAAAACTggaagaacaacaaaaaaggaacagaaccaagcagaaacaaagaacgaaaaaattccagaaaattGTGATGGCTCGGGCTGAGGCCAATGACCCACATCAGAGCCTAGCTCAGGTGTCTAAATCCAGATTAAAAACATTCAG GAACAACGAGAAGCAGAGAAGGCAGGAATATTTGCAAGAATTGcaagaaatggaagaaagagtAAAGCAAATGCCATTGCTTTTTGAAAGAGTGACTCAG aaaaatgCCAGAATTGCTGCAGAGAAGTATTATTCAAACAGACTGAGAGCACTGGGGATCTGCCCAGAGTTTGTTTCGAAGAAAGGAGGAGCAGCCAAGTCAGTGCAGTTCTCCACTGCTGGAGATTTTACCTCCATCACTGTCAGAAGAAG AATCACCAGGgttaaagtgaaaaaaagggAGTCCTTTGAGGAAGCAGCTGGTGACAATCCCCAGTCTGAGCAgtcctgggaggaggaggaggaagagaacgGAAAAGGTATCAAAACCTCCACCCCAGATGAGCAGTGCAGTGATCtggaggatggggacagggccagagccagccctgaTGTCCTTGAGGCTGAATCCGGCTGGCACAgtgatgaggaggaggatgacgAGGAGGAAGCAAAGTCAGACCCATCACTTGGTCAttcccaggaggaggaggaagaggaggaggaggaagaggaagccAAGGCAGACCTGTCACTTGGCCAttcccaggaggaggaggaggaagagggaaaagcaggCCCATCTCTTGACCATtcccaggaggaggaagaagaagaggaagcaaAGGCAGGCCCATCCCGTGGCCATtcccaggaggaggaagaagaggaagcaaAGGCAGGCTCATCCCGTGGCCATtcccaggaggaggaagaagaggaagcaaAGGCAGGCTCATCCTGTGGCCATtcccaggaggaagaggaggatgagtCCACCCCCAGTTCTCAGTCTGACAGGTCCCATAAGCAAGAAGAGGAAGCTCAGTCAGACCCCGAAGCCGAGGGTGCCTTccaggatgaggatgaggagtaTGAGAGCGAAGGCTCTGAGGAGAAGCCCAGTGATGAGGAAGGGCACTGA